One Citrus sinensis cultivar Valencia sweet orange chromosome 5, DVS_A1.0, whole genome shotgun sequence genomic window, gtgcttctttttgcTCGCTTTCAcgcttgatttgattttgcagatttgtttttggtgtgttttgatttattttcccgtataaatggcggataacggtactccgtgacttcttaagtcggtatcttcagtttcccacaataactgaaaccccaaaatcatacatggaagaaatacaacataaactccataagcattttccctctctccctcagaatgccctcaggaaaatttacaaagctcgttgtgaacgactgcgtttgttaatgatcaatggcattccttctgacattcgttggttaattgaagcaaaggtccgattagcaggtgagttttctggtcaatttgtttcttacatgcctggttttggtaaaagtacgTTTGCCAAGAAAAGGAGAGCTAAACGACTTGGCTCAAAATGTCATAACTGTGTGAGACTTGGTTGCAAACGACCagattgtaaatctttaggaatggtttctgatactcgtgaagataaaattaaattcgttaaagatggcatgagtaaagaatcgttggatgatatcttacgatctcttgagacgCATCGAAGCGGAATTGTGCAACGTGAGATTTACAATTTGTGGATACTATTCCAAAAACAAAGTGCACAGTTaagtcttgggaatctgactcaaaaagaccctgtttgccagtttataagaaaactggatgggaagccgatcctcgacccatagagggcgttcaagccgttactggacgtaaaaccagaggaagatgtgagccacaatcacaactaccagtaaatatcctttcacttcactgttattttactttactgttattttatcatttgcattattgcatttagcgatgtgattttgtatttaataaatatttggttttcttttactgtttgctttttctaatcattactttctttttactgtttgtttttgaattattgagccaCGAGCTTTACTcgtcatttgacaaatattgccaacccatttacagctgtttctcattatttatgttaccaagatctttaaatatgagctcatttttcaaacactcacaacttgtttttgaaaaattagtcCAATGGCATCATCTTCgagtaaacaattcaaaaatatttgtgtgctttctgggttTCACTATGGAAAGTACAAAGAGTTCGTTCAGGCAGCtgtagatcttggtcgtgtcatagcagagaggaaactgcatcttgtatatggaggaggtgaacgagggttatcaagacttgtctcagaagctgtttttaccagaggaagccaagtactCGGCATTATCCCAAAACCCATGAAACCGCTAGTGTGCATGTCTGGCCCaccaattggagaagaattagtggtatcaagtatgcaagagagaatatctgaaatgatgaatcatgctgatgcttttattttcttgccaggagatcttgcaacttttgaggcactaattacatttgcatcttgggcccacttgaacattcatcaaaaacccatcggtttgttaaatgttaataatttttatgacggcttgctaacttttattaaccatgcaataaagaatcattttgttccacattctgtaaaaaaactctttatctctgcttctactgctaatgagttacttgatcttttgcaaGCTTATACACCAGAGCCAGATCCACAGACTGTTGCACTGAATTGGTCGACTAATGACGGTaacggtaacagtagcagtaaTAAGAAGTGCgatttagatttaactctccgtttgtaaatattttctgttgTAGTGTTCATGTGATGTCTTCTAcactctttctctttccttttaaaacattgaggacaatgtctttttcaggttggggggagggaatagttgataattgtggaatgtcttagtcctggttatgtgtttacaaaaaaaaaaaaaaaaacaaaaaacaaaaaaaaaaaattttttttttctgtaaagactaacttaggacaaatttgagtcgaagatggcaggATATAGAGAATGTAGTctctctagaaacgcatcttcttaatcttaagggtgttgttaaaaaaaaaattgactctttcttcatctttgttatttgcttttaAGCTTCTGCATCAAGTTCAGGTGagatctcttcttcttcttcttttattattctcttttatttttatttttttgcatatctgtaaaattataaaatgttaagaTAATGTTTAGATTAGGTTGTGGGGTGGGGATAATTGacgtatattttaaatatgtgtgttgtttttctcttttctcttttcttttctttgttaaaaaaaaaaccaaaaaaaaaaaaaatttgttttttgtctAGGATGGCCGTGTAAAGAGTCACGACTTTTGAGACGCATCCTAatagtcttgt contains:
- the LOC127902537 gene encoding uncharacterized protein LOC127902537, which produces MEEIQHKLHKHFPSLPQNALRKIYKARCERLRLLMINGIPSDIRWLIEAKVRLADCKSLGMVSDTREDKIKFVKDGMSKESLDDILRSLETHRSGIVQREIYNLWILFQKQSAQLSLGNLTQKDPVCQFIRKLDGKPILDP
- the LOC127902536 gene encoding probable cytokinin riboside 5'-monophosphate phosphoribohydrolase LOGL10; protein product: MASSSSKQFKNICVLSGFHYGKYKEFVQAAVDLGRVIAERKLHLVYGGGERGLSRLVSEAVFTRGSQVLGIIPKPMKPLVCMSGPPIGEELVVSSMQERISEMMNHADAFIFLPGDLATFEALITFASWAHLNIHQKPIGLLNVNNFYDGLLTFINHAIKNHFVPHSVKKLFISASTANELLDLLQAYTPEPDPQTVALNWSTNDGNGNSSSNKKCDLDLTLRL